The stretch of DNA TGCAGGCAAAGATTATGGAATGGGGAGCTCGCGCGACTGGGCTGCGAAAGGAGCTGCTCTTCTCGGTGTTAAAGCTGTTATTGCACAGAGCTTCGAACGGATCCACCGCAGCAATTTGATTGGCATGGGGGTTCTGCCGCTCGAGTTCCAGAAAGGAGAGAGCCACGAGAGTCTCGGCATCAAAGGAGATGAGCTCTTCACAATCACAGGAGTGGAAGGCGAGCTGAAGACTGGGCAGGAAGCAACTCTAGAGATCAAGCGTGGTGGCAAGGTGGATCGAGTTAAACTCATTGTTCGCCTAGACACCCCTATCGAGATCGACTACTACCGCGCCGGCGGCATCATGCCCTACGTCCTCCGCAAGATCCTCGAAAAAAAATAACTTGTAAACGTCTCGGCCCCGTTGAGGGGCCGGACTCACTAGTTTATAGTTTTAACTAAATTTTAAGATGACATGTCTCTCCTGGTTCAAGATAAAATTTAATTGAAACCATAAATTACGACACCGTTTTCCTATAGGAAAACGCGTACATTCATTTTAGAGAGAAGTCGTGGCGAAGGAGTGCGATGATCTCGGCTTCGAGGGCGGCGGGGTTCTTGCTCTCTTTGTAGAGGATTCTCTTTTTTTCCACTTCATTTGCTGTCTGTCGTTCGGCATAGAGGGTGCGCGTCTCAAACTTGAGCAGTAGAAACTGGTGAAGAGAGGCGAAGAGTCTTAAGCGTGCGAGGTGGTAGAGCCAGAGAACCTCTGGTGGAGGAGGGCCGAAGCGATCCTTGATCTCTTCTAAAATCGCATCTACTTCGGAGGGGGAGGTCGCCTCGCCCATTCTGTGGTAGAGCTCCATGCGCAGAGAGGGCTCTGCAATATACTCCTCTGGAAAGAGGGCTTTGAAGGGAAACTCCATCTTCGTCTCGTAGAAGGCTGGCGCGCTCTTGTTTTTCAGCGCATCCACGGTGCGTTTGAGAAGTTTACAGTAGAGGTGGAAGCCGATGGCTGAGACCTGGCCCGACTGCTCTGTGCCGAGGATATCTCCCGCACCGCGGATCTCCAGATCGCGCATCGCGATCTTCATTCCTCCTCCAAATCCCGAAGACTCGACGAGAGCATGCAGCCTCTTGCGAGAGAGCTCTGAGAGCTCTCTCTGTTTCGGAACGAGGAAGTAGGCGTAGGCGGGCCGATTCCATCTTCCCACTCTGCCGCGCAGCTGGTAGAGATCTGCGAGGCCGAATGTATCTGCGCGATCGATGATGATCGTGTTTGCATTTGGAATATCGACGCCGTTTTCTACAATCGTCGTTGCAACCAGAATATCCGCAGAGCCCTTTTTAAAAGCGTGGAAGACAGTGTCGAGCTCGTCGGAGGACATGCCTCCGTGTCCAGTGACGATCTGCGCCTGAGGAAGGAGCTTCTGAATCTCATCTGTAACATTGAAGATCGTCTCGACGCGGTTGTGGATGAAGAAGGCCTGTCCATCGCGGGAGAGCTCTCTTAAAAGAGCGTTGTGGATCGTGCTGCTTTCGCGTTCAATGATGATCGTCTTAATCGGGAGGCGATCTTGAGGTGGAGTATTGATCGTCGAGATCTCGCGAGCGCCAATCAGTGTGAGGTATAGAGTCCTGGGGATCGGCGTTGCCGTCAGCGTAAGACAGTCGACGCCAGCTTTTAAGTGTTTGAGATGTTCTTTAGCGCGTACTCCAAAACGCTGCTCTTCATCGATGATGATAAGGCCGAGATCTTTGAACTTAATATCTTTGCTAAGCACTCTATGAGTGCCTACAAGAATATCGATGCTCCCTTCGCTCACTTTTTTTAGCGTCTCTTTTGCATCTTTTGCCGTTGAAAAGCGGGAGAGGTGTGCGATGTTAATAGGATAGTTGGCCATCCGCGCAGCAAAGGTCTCATAGTGCTGCAAGGCCAAAACAGTGGTGGGAACGAGGACGACAACCTGTTTTTTTCCATCTGCGACGGCTTTAAAAGCAGCGCGCATCGCAACCTCTGTTTTTCCGTAGCCGACGTCGCCGCAGATGAGGCGATCCATCGCTTTTGAGCTGAGCATATCTTTTTTCAGGGCATCGATAGCATTCAGCTGATCTTCAGTCTCATCGAAGGGGAAGTCCTGCTCAAACGAGATCATCTCATCGCCATCGGGAGGAAAGCAGTAGCCGCCGGCAATCTCTCTTTCAGCATTAAGTCTTAAGAGATCTTGCGCGTAGCCGATGATCGCTTTCTGAGCATGCATGCGCGTCTTCTGCCAGCGAGTAGTGCCGAGAGTAGAGAAGGTGGGGATCTCCTCCTTTGCTCCGATGTAGCGGCTGACGAGATGCGACTGTGAGATGGGGACGTAGAGCTTGCTGTTTTCCGCATACTCAAGCGCGAGAAATTCGGTCTCTTGACCGACGTGGTTGAGCCGTTTTTCCGTGCCTAGAAATTTTCCGATTCCCTGATGAAAGTGGACGACGACATCTCCCGGAGCGAGGCTATGAAATTCGGAAGGGGGAGTGTGCGAGATCGAGCGCCACTTCTGCCGACGGATGCGCAATCTGTGGGTGAACTCGGTCATCGGGACGATTGCAAGATTACTATCAGGAAGGACAAATCCTGAAGAGAGGTAGTTCAGTTCAAAATGAGCATTTGAAGGGATGGGAATCTCATCTTTTGCCAGCTTCTCTTTGAATAGGCGCTCTTCTGAAGCTGTCGCAGATAAGAAGTGGAGATTAAATCTATAGCCACGCGCATTTGTCTGCAGTAGCTCTTCTATGGTAAGAGAAGCGCTATTTTCACCAGGGGAGAAGAAGGTCGAGACCTCTTGGAAGGGGTGCTGCCAGCGTTTTGTAGTTATCTTGTGATCTCCAAAAATGGAGAAGTGGAGCTCTTGGAAGGGCTCTTTTCCAGTGTAGTAGTCTCTGCCGGGTCTTTTTTTGACCTGTACCTCCGATAGCTCTTCGATCCGCTCTTTTGACCAGAAGAGCTGCTGAAGAGAGGAGGTGATCTTGATGAGCTCGTCAAAGGTTGAAAAGTAGCGCGAAGCTGAGCCGGGCATATTCTTGAAAGCGACGTATCGATCTTCGATGGCGAGTAGATCGTCAAAGATAACGATCGTGTTGGGGCCGAGGAAGTCGAAGATTGTTGAGGGGGCTGTTTCCGACTTGAGAAGCTCCCACTCAGATGCGGGGCTTAAAGAGAGAGTTTCTACCTTTGAGACCGACTTCTGAGAGCCGGCATCAAAGATGCGAATGCTCTCCAGGGTGTCTCCAAAAAAATCGAGACGGTAGGGGTGAAGTGAGGTCACTGGATAGAGGTCGATTAATCCTCCGCGGATTGCGAACTCACCTTTATCAGAAACAACGGTTGCTCTCTTATAGCCGATGGAGGTGAGAAAAGATGAGAACTCTTCAAATGAGAGCTCATCTCCGACCTTCAACTCTTTTAAAAGAGGTTTTAAAGCTTTTTTCGATGGTGTCTTTTGTAGGCATGCTTGAAGTGAACAGAGAAGAGTGCGGGGACCCTTTTTTGAGAGAAGAGAACGGAGAATTTCAAGCCTGCGGCCTACGATATCGCTGCTTGGAGGAATCTCCTCCCCGGGGAGCGTCTCCCACGAGGGGAACTCCTCAGCATCTCTTACGCCAAAGTAAGGCAGATCATCGAGGAGCCTGCTCTCACGCGCCTCTCCAGTGATCACAAGAATATTCTTGCCTGTCGCCTTTTGTGCCAGTTCGATTAAACAGGCCTTTGGAGAGTCCCAGAGCTCTTCAATGAGAAGCGAGCGCTCGCTAGCTAGCGCCTTTTGAAAAACCTCTAGGGATGGACTCTTCATTTTGCATTGATATACTGTTCAGCGACTTCAAACGCCTTGGATAGTCCCAAAGGGTCTTTCCCAGAGGCTTGTGCTGAGTCGGCCTTTCCGCCGCCGCCGCCTTTGATGTGAGGACAGATCTCTTTAACCAGCTCCTGAGCGCTCATCTTCTTTGCGACGAGATCAGGAGAGATGCGCACGAGAATCTGGCATCTATCGGGAAGTTTAAATGCGAGCAGAAGGAGTAGAGAGGGGTGTCTATTCATTAACTCTTCTCCCAAAAGAAGAAGACCCTCTTGGTCGAGGTCGACGATCTCCGCGAGAAGGTGGACAGATCCCACTTTTCTAATTTTTGTTGCGAGGGTCTGAGCGACCTCTTTTAGCGAGCCGCGCTTTAATGTTTTGATCTGAGCTAGGAGCTCCTTGTTCTCGTCTTGAAGCGCAGTGACTTTTACAGGAAGAGAGGGGAGCGTGGTCTTAAGCTGCATGCATGCCTGCAGAGCGATCTCTTCATTTTGATAGACGAGATCTTCTGCTGCCTTTCCGCATGCGGCTTCAATTCTGCGCACGCCAGCTGCAATGCTGCTCTCTTTGATGATGCGAAAGAAGCCTAGGGTTCCAACAGTTGTCGCATGAGTGCCCCCGCAGAGCTCTTTTGAGTAGTCGATGTCGATGACGCGTACAGTTTTTCCATACTTGTCTCCAAAGAACTGCTTGATGTCTGCGCTCTTCTGTGCCTCTTCATAAGAGAGCTCATAAGTTTTTACGGGTGTGTTGTCGCGTATCTTCTCATTCACAAGGCGTTCAATTTGGCGCAGTTCTTCCTGAGAGACGGGCTTATGGTGGTTGAAGTCGAAGCGCAGGCGATCGGATTCTACGAGAGAACCCGCCTGACGCACGTGCGCTCCAAGAACTTTAACAAGGGCATAGTGGAGCAGGTGAGCCGCAGTGTGGTGGCGTGCAATATCACTTCTGCGCTTTGCATCGACTTCTGCTTCTACGGGCTCTCCCAGAATCAGCACTCCGCTCTCAAGCCTTCCCACGTGCACAATCACGCCGGTGTAGGGGCTTTGGCAGCCTTTGACAGTGAAGCGCGCGCGCTTGTGCGAGAGCGTGCCGATATCGCCGATCTGACCGCCCTTCTCGGCATAGAAAGGAGTCGTATTTAAGATGACTAGACCCTCCTGCCCTTCTGTGAGGGTATCGACAAATCTGCCATCGACGACGATCGCCATGACCGTTCCCTCTCCAGAGGTCGCGGTGTAACCGACAAACTCGCAGGCACCATGCTTCAAGACATACTCTTTAAAGAGACTCTCTTCAGCCTGCTGCATGTGAACTGTGTGCGCGCTCTTCGACTTCTCTTTTGCTTGCTCTTCAAGAAGCTGATAGGTCTCTAGATTTACTGTGAGGCTTGTGTCTTTTGCAATGAGCAGAATCTCTTCGAGCGGGAAGCCGTAGGTGTCTTTGAGTTTAAACGCCTCTTCTCCGCTGATCTGTTTCATCGGGCTTTTTTGCGCTTTCTCAATCACCGCATTTAAAATATTTCCACCCTTTTTAAGCGTGCGCAAGAAGGCCTCCTCTTCCACTGTGAGGATCTCTGCGATGCGGCCCTGAGCTGCTTTTAACTCTGGGTAGTCTTCACCCATGCTCGATACGAGTGTTGGTAGAATTTTTGCGAGGAAGGGCTCTTGGAGGCCCAGCCCTCTTCCGTAGCGCACAGCTCTTCTGAGCAGCTTGCGCAAGACGTAGCCGCGTTCGACGTTGCTCGGCTGCGCTCCGTCTGCAATTGCAAAGGAGAGGCTGCGAATGTGGTCTGCTATCACGTGAAAGGCGGGAGCCATCACTAGATCTTCCACATTGTACTTCTTTCCTGAGACGTTCTCCACTTGTGCGATCAGTCCGCGCAAGATGTCAGTAGCATAGACAGAATCGACGCCAATTTTGAGGGAGGCGACTCTCTCGAGGCCCGCCCCCGTATCGATACAAGGAGAGGGGAGTGGAGTCATCTTGCCAGAACTATCGCGATTGAACTGCATGAAGACGAGGTTCCAGAATTCGAGGTAGCGCTCTCCGCTGATATCTTCTTTGGGTGAGCGCGCATTTCCATACTTTGTGCCGCGGTCAATTAGAAGCTCGGAGCAGGGACCGCAAGGGCCAGTGTCTCCCATCGCCCAGAAGTTCTCTTTTTCACCCATGCTGATGATGCGGTTATCTGGCATGAATTTTCTCCAGAGCTCTCTAGCCTCTTCATCCTCTTCGAAGACGGTGATCCAGAGATTGTCAGGAGAGAAACCGAACACCTGCGTTGTCACCTCCCAAGCGTAGAGAATCGCCTTCTCTTTGAAGTAGTCTCCAAAAGAGAAGTTGCCGAGCATCTCGAAGAAGGTGAGGTGGCGGCTGGTGTGTCCGACGTTGTCGAGGTCGTTATGTTTGCCTCCCACGCGGATGCATTTTTGCGATGTTGTAGCCGCCTGGTAGTCGCGCTGGCTCTTTCCCAGAAAGACATCTTTAAACTGGTTCATTCCCGCGTTGTTGAAGAGCAGAGTGGGGTCGTCGTGTGGAACGACAGGAGAAGAGGGAACGAGTGCGTGTCCCTTGTTCTTAAAGTAGTTCAAAAAGCCGCGGCGGATCTCTTGTGATAGCATGGAGTTTCTTTCTTTGGGTTTTTAGTTGCAGGATTATAGTGAGGCCATTAAAAATGTTGTACAAATTTATACGGAAGGATCGTTTTCATGGACGCAGAGGTAAAAAAACAACTTAGCAAAATAGCAAACACGATTCGCGAATTGTCGATAGAGGCTGTGCAGAAAGCCAACTCTGGACACCCTGGGCTTCCCATGGGCTGTGCCGAATTTGGCGCCTATCTCTATGGAGTGCTCCTGCGCCACAATCCAAAAAACCCCAAGTGGCTCAACCGCGACCGCTTTGTTCTTTCTGCGGGTCACGGCTCGATGCTTCTCTACTCCTGCTTGAATCTCGCAGGATTTAAAGTCTCGATGGACGATATTAAAAAATTTAGACAGATCCACTCTATAACACCTGGGCATCCCGAGTTTCACATCACTGAAGGCGTAGAGGCGACCACAGGACCTCTTGGCCAGGGGGTCGGTAATGCAGTGGGACAGGCGCTTGGAATCAAACTTCTAGCTTCTAAATTTAATAGCGAAGGATTTCCTCTGTTCACCAGCAAGGTCTACTGCCTAGCAGGAGATGGTTGCATCATGGAAGGGGTTTCAGCAGAGGCCTCATCACTTGCTGGCCACCTGAAGCTGGACAACCTGGTGCTCATCTACGATGCCAACAAAGTTACTCTCGATGGATTTCTCTCAGAGTCTGGCTCGGAAGATACCAAGATGCGCTATCTAGCGTATGGTTGGGATGTGATCGAGATCGATGGATACGATCTGGATAAGATGGATGAGGTCTTCTCTAACCTCTTAACTTCGCAGAAGAAGCCTACACTCATCTTAATGCACACAATCATCGGCAAGGGCTCTCCAAATAAAGCCGGGACGCACAAAGTTCACGGATCTCCACTTGGCGCAGAAGAGGTCGAAGCGACCAAAAAAGCGCTCGGCTTGCCAGAAGAGGCCTTCTTTGTTCCTCAGTCCGTTCACGCCTTCTTTGAAAAGAAGCTCGCGAAAGATGCTGCACTTGAGCAGAAGTGGAAAGAGATGTTCCGCACCTGGTCTGAAACAAGACCCGATCTCTACAAGCAGTTCATGCAGATGGTC from Chlamydiales bacterium encodes:
- the mfd gene encoding transcription-repair coupling factor yields the protein MKSPSLEVFQKALASERSLLIEELWDSPKACLIELAQKATGKNILVITGEARESRLLDDLPYFGVRDAEEFPSWETLPGEEIPPSSDIVGRRLEILRSLLSKKGPRTLLCSLQACLQKTPSKKALKPLLKELKVGDELSFEEFSSFLTSIGYKRATVVSDKGEFAIRGGLIDLYPVTSLHPYRLDFFGDTLESIRIFDAGSQKSVSKVETLSLSPASEWELLKSETAPSTIFDFLGPNTIVIFDDLLAIEDRYVAFKNMPGSASRYFSTFDELIKITSSLQQLFWSKERIEELSEVQVKKRPGRDYYTGKEPFQELHFSIFGDHKITTKRWQHPFQEVSTFFSPGENSASLTIEELLQTNARGYRFNLHFLSATASEERLFKEKLAKDEIPIPSNAHFELNYLSSGFVLPDSNLAIVPMTEFTHRLRIRRQKWRSISHTPPSEFHSLAPGDVVVHFHQGIGKFLGTEKRLNHVGQETEFLALEYAENSKLYVPISQSHLVSRYIGAKEEIPTFSTLGTTRWQKTRMHAQKAIIGYAQDLLRLNAEREIAGGYCFPPDGDEMISFEQDFPFDETEDQLNAIDALKKDMLSSKAMDRLICGDVGYGKTEVAMRAAFKAVADGKKQVVVLVPTTVLALQHYETFAARMANYPINIAHLSRFSTAKDAKETLKKVSEGSIDILVGTHRVLSKDIKFKDLGLIIIDEEQRFGVRAKEHLKHLKAGVDCLTLTATPIPRTLYLTLIGAREISTINTPPQDRLPIKTIIIERESSTIHNALLRELSRDGQAFFIHNRVETIFNVTDEIQKLLPQAQIVTGHGGMSSDELDTVFHAFKKGSADILVATTIVENGVDIPNANTIIIDRADTFGLADLYQLRGRVGRWNRPAYAYFLVPKQRELSELSRKRLHALVESSGFGGGMKIAMRDLEIRGAGDILGTEQSGQVSAIGFHLYCKLLKRTVDALKNKSAPAFYETKMEFPFKALFPEEYIAEPSLRMELYHRMGEATSPSEVDAILEEIKDRFGPPPPEVLWLYHLARLRLFASLHQFLLLKFETRTLYAERQTANEVEKKRILYKESKNPAALEAEIIALLRHDFSLK
- the alaS gene encoding alanine--tRNA ligase, which gives rise to MLSQEIRRGFLNYFKNKGHALVPSSPVVPHDDPTLLFNNAGMNQFKDVFLGKSQRDYQAATTSQKCIRVGGKHNDLDNVGHTSRHLTFFEMLGNFSFGDYFKEKAILYAWEVTTQVFGFSPDNLWITVFEEDEEARELWRKFMPDNRIISMGEKENFWAMGDTGPCGPCSELLIDRGTKYGNARSPKEDISGERYLEFWNLVFMQFNRDSSGKMTPLPSPCIDTGAGLERVASLKIGVDSVYATDILRGLIAQVENVSGKKYNVEDLVMAPAFHVIADHIRSLSFAIADGAQPSNVERGYVLRKLLRRAVRYGRGLGLQEPFLAKILPTLVSSMGEDYPELKAAQGRIAEILTVEEEAFLRTLKKGGNILNAVIEKAQKSPMKQISGEEAFKLKDTYGFPLEEILLIAKDTSLTVNLETYQLLEEQAKEKSKSAHTVHMQQAEESLFKEYVLKHGACEFVGYTATSGEGTVMAIVVDGRFVDTLTEGQEGLVILNTTPFYAEKGGQIGDIGTLSHKRARFTVKGCQSPYTGVIVHVGRLESGVLILGEPVEAEVDAKRRSDIARHHTAAHLLHYALVKVLGAHVRQAGSLVESDRLRFDFNHHKPVSQEELRQIERLVNEKIRDNTPVKTYELSYEEAQKSADIKQFFGDKYGKTVRVIDIDYSKELCGGTHATTVGTLGFFRIIKESSIAAGVRRIEAACGKAAEDLVYQNEEIALQACMQLKTTLPSLPVKVTALQDENKELLAQIKTLKRGSLKEVAQTLATKIRKVGSVHLLAEIVDLDQEGLLLLGEELMNRHPSLLLLLAFKLPDRCQILVRISPDLVAKKMSAQELVKEICPHIKGGGGGKADSAQASGKDPLGLSKAFEVAEQYINAK
- a CDS encoding transketolase; this translates as MDAEVKKQLSKIANTIRELSIEAVQKANSGHPGLPMGCAEFGAYLYGVLLRHNPKNPKWLNRDRFVLSAGHGSMLLYSCLNLAGFKVSMDDIKKFRQIHSITPGHPEFHITEGVEATTGPLGQGVGNAVGQALGIKLLASKFNSEGFPLFTSKVYCLAGDGCIMEGVSAEASSLAGHLKLDNLVLIYDANKVTLDGFLSESGSEDTKMRYLAYGWDVIEIDGYDLDKMDEVFSNLLTSQKKPTLILMHTIIGKGSPNKAGTHKVHGSPLGAEEVEATKKALGLPEEAFFVPQSVHAFFEKKLAKDAALEQKWKEMFRTWSETRPDLYKQFMQMVEKKLPANLEEELRKIEIKSPVAGRSASQTVLNALGDLLPFLYGGSADLSGSDLTMMKKFPLVSPGNFAGRNIKYGIREFGMATAASGLAQTDMILPFIGTFLTFSDYMRNAIRLAALSKVQVIYQFTHDSIFLGEDGPTHQPVEHYAALRAIPNLQFIRPADTWEVKMAWIAALRYRGPTAFALSRQNLPELSGTNVPYEQGMGRGAYIVKRESGACDFCLFATGSELSLALDVATALEKRGKSVRVVSMPCWELFEAQSDDYKKSVIGGNLGKRVSIEAGVSLGWHKWIGMDGIAISIETFGESAPISDLAAEFGFNVDSILDRII